The Pleuronectes platessa chromosome 13, fPlePla1.1, whole genome shotgun sequence genome includes a window with the following:
- the LOC128455197 gene encoding protein DVR-1 yields the protein MSRIFIHHMDKPHQLSCSTLTPNLPARLTMLRPCALHRISCTLLLLLLSLSSPGESRPHVAHRGAPDMDRTDSQRALLEAVKTGILSSLGMDREPRTTQRASGPEMREMFQLYREKLREMRGNSSRPMSETWQSTISTVLFPATVEPVKVPWRRGHPVRHMQWFRAVFHKTPHIQTGVTVARAELKISRQILNKPRSVKLEARQEVKVRVNGTKPMNSAAWTRTDHVNVSTCQDVVLDLSPEVEEWMISDGRQVLVVDVGMVVVGRDALRTNPTISLELGLVQPKPAQRTRRSNKEDECDERGWCCRKSVIVSFKDIGWTDWVVAPAEYTMHFCDGTCPHNYKPASMHTQVKSRLHQITKGETPHPCCVPAAYEPMVLMHYDSRGKLKLTPFTDFIVSKCHCA from the exons atgtcAAGAATTTTCATACATCACATGGACAAACCCCATCAGCTGAGCTGCAGCACTCTCACACCAAATCTACCTGCCCGGCTCACCATGCTCAGACCATGCGCACTCCATCGAATCTCCTGCAcattgctgctgctcctcctctccctctctagcCCAGGGGAGAGCCGGCCTCACGTGGCCCACAGGGGTGCACCTGACATGGACAGGACAGACAGTCAAAGGGCCCTCTTGGAGGCGGTGAAGACGGGGATCCTCAGCTCGTTGGGTATGGACAGGGAGCCCAGGACGACCCAAAGGGCCTCAGGGCCGGAGATGAGGGAGATGTTTCAGCTCTACAGAGAAAAGCTGAGGGAGATGAGAGGGAATTCCAGCCGGCCGATGAGCGAAACCTGGCAATCAACAATTTCCACTGTACTTTTTCCAGCCACAG tGGAGCCAGTAAAAGTACCTTGGAGGCGAGGACACCCAGTTCGACACATGCAGTGGTTCAGAGCTGTTTTCCATAAAACCCCCCACATCCAGACTGGGGTGACTGTGGCTCGGGCAGAGCTGAAGATTTCCCGGCAGATCTTAAATAAACCCCGGTCAGTTAAGCTTGAGGCGAGACAAGAGGTTAAAGTTCGAGTCAACGGCACGAAGCCGATGAACTCTGCTGCTTGGACTCGCACAGACCACGTCAACGTCTCAACCTGTCAAGATGTGGTGTTGGACCTCAGCCCCGAGGTGGAGGAGTGGATGATAAGTGATGGTCGTCAAGTGCTGGTTGTGGATGTAGGGATGGTCGTGGTGGGCAGAGATGCCCTGAGGACAAACCCAACCATTTCTCTGGAACTAGGCCTCGTGCAGCCCAAACCTGCTCAGAGGACGAGGCGCTCCAACAAGGAGGACGAATGTGACGAGCGAGGATGGTGCTGCCGCAAGTCTGTCATCGTGTCCTTCAAAGACATAGGCTGGACGGACTGGGTGGTGGCCCCAGCCGAATACACGATGCATTTCTGCGACGGCACCTGCCCCCACAACTACAAGCCGGCCAGCATGCACACGCAGGTGAAGTCCCGGCTGCACCAGATTACAAAAGGAGAGACGCCTCACCCCTGCTGTGTCCCGGCGGCCTACGAGCCCATGGTCCTCATGCACTATGACAGTAGGGGAAAGTTAAAGCTGACACCTTTCACCGACTTTATTGTCAGTAAATGTCACTgtgcctga